The genomic region GAGGCTGTCTTCTCCCGCGTCCGCGAACAGTTCGACGAAGTCTTCGGCGCCGAATCCGTCACCGCCGACCCGAAGACCGTCTCCGAGGACTTCCCCGTCATCGGCCAGGCCTTCGGCGCCCCGTACTTTTTCTGGCTCATCGGCTGCACCCCGCACGACGTGTGGGACAAGGCTGTGGAAGAAGACCGCGTGGGCGAAGACGTGCCGGTCAACCACATGTCCACGTTCCTGCCGGAATTCGAGCCGACCATCAGCGCCTCCACCCGCGCGGGCCTGACTGCGGTGCTGACGTACCTGGGCAAGTAGCACCTGCACACACCCCGGCGCGCCGGTACGCTCGGGGCACATGACTGCTACCACGCCAGCATTCGAGCAGACCGTCGCGGGCCACGTCCGCGCCTTCTCCGGCCGCGCGCCGGAGGATTCCACGGTGAAGAAGTTCTGGACGGGGCTCTCCGCCGCCACCGTCGAGCAATTCGCCGACGACTGGGCAAAGACCCGCACCACCTACAAAAAGTCCCGGCGCGCCGCGTACTTCTCGGCGGAGTTCCTGGAAGGGCGGGCGCTGCTGAATAACTTGACCAACCTTGGGCTCGTCGATAAGGCGCAGGCCATTGCGAAGGACAACGGCTTCGAGCTGGCGGACGTGCTGGAAGCCGAGCATGACGCCGCCCTCGGCAACGGCGGCCTGGGGCGCCTCGCGGCGTGCTTTTTGGATTCCGCCGCCACCCAGGACTACCCGCTGACCGGCTACGGCCTGCTGTACCGCTACGGCCTGTTCCGCCAGGAGTTCGAGGACGGCTTCCAGCGCGAGCACCCGGACGCGTGGAAGGAGTCGTTCTACCCCTTCATCATCCGCCGCGGCTCCGAGCAGCGCATCGTGCGGTTCGACGACATGCACGTGCGCGCCATCCCTTACGACATGCCGATTACCGGCTACGGCACCGACAACGTGGGCACGTTGCGTCTGTGGGACGCCTCCCCGATCGCGGAGTTCGATTACGACGCGTTCAACTCCCAGCGCTTCGCCGACGCGATTTTGGAGCGCGAGGCCGTCCACGACATCACGCGCGTGCTCTACCCGAACGATTCGACCTACGCCGGCAAACTGCTGCGCGTGCGCCAGCAGTACTTCTTCTGCTCTGCCTCGTTGCAGGAGCTCATCGACGACTACGTCGCCGCCCACGGCGACGACCTGCGCCACTTCCACGAGTACAACTCGATCCAGCTCAACGACACCCACCCGGTCCTGGGCATCCCGGAGCTGATGCGCCTGCTCATGGACGAGCACGGCCTGGGCTGGGACGAGGCGTGGGAGGTGACCACCCACACGTTCGCCTACACCAACCACACAGTGCTGCAAGAGGCGCTGGAGACGTGGGAGGAGTCCATCTTCAAGCAGCTGTTCTGGCGCATCTGGGAGATCGTGGAGGAGATCGACCGCCGCTACCGCCTGGACATGGAGGGCCGCGGCGTCGACGCCGAAACCGCGCACCACTACTCCCCGGTCCACGACGGGCGCGTGCACATGGCGTGGATCGCTTGCTACGCCTCGTACTCCGTCAACGGTGTGGCGGCGCTGCACACCGACATCATCAAACGCGACACCCTCGGTTTCTGGCACGGCCTCTACCCGGAGCGCTTCAACAACAAAACCAACGGTGTCACCCCGCGCCGCTGGCTGCGCATGTGCAACCCGCGCCTTTCGGAGCTGCTGGACCGACTCTCCGGCTCCGACGAGTGGGTCACCGACCTGGACAAGCTCAAGGAGCTGCGCCCGCTTGCCGACGATCCGCAGGTGCTCAACGAGCTGCGCGAGATCAAGGCCGCGAACAAGCGCGACTTCGCCGAGTGGATCGCAGCCCGCCAGGGCGCCCAGATCGACCCGAACTCCATCTTCGACACCCAGATCAAGCGCCTGCACGAGTACAAGCGCCAGCTGATGAACGCGCTGTACATCCTGGATTTGTACTTCCGCATTACGGTCGACGGCGAGCAGGACGTGCCGAAGCGCACCTTCATCTTCGGCGCGAAGGCGGCCCCCGGCTACGTCGCCGCCAAGGGCATTATCAAGCTCATCAACACCATCGCTGAGCTGGTGAACAACGACCCGGTGGCCTCGAAGTACATCCACGTGGTGTTTGTGGAGAACTACAACGTCTCCCCCGCCGAGCAGATCATCCCGGCCACGGATGTCTCCGAGCAGATCTCCACTGCCGGCAAGGAGGCATCGGGCACCTCCAACATGAAGTTCATGATGAACGGCGCGCTGACCCTGGGCACCATGGACGGCGCGAACGTGGAGATCGTCGACGCTGTCGGCGAGGACAACGCCTACATCTTCGGCGCGCGCGAGGAGGAGCTGCCGGAGCTGAAGGCGCACTACAACCCGCGCCAGGTGGCGGAGCAGACCCCGGGGCTGATGCGCGCGCTCGACGCGCTTGTGGACGGCACGTTGGACGACCGCGGCACCGGCGCCTTCCACGACATCCGCGCCTCCCTGCTGGAGGACAACGGCTACGGCGAGCAGGACGTCTACTATGTGTTGGGCGACTTCGCGGACTTCCGCGCAACCCGCGACCGCATGGTCGCGGACTACTACTCCGACCCGGACGGCTGGGCGCGGATGTGCTGGATCAACATCTGCGAGTCCGGACGATTCTCCTCCGACCGCACCATCCGCGACTACGCGGAAGAGGTGTGGAAGATCGCGCCCACCCCGATTAACTAACTAGCCGCGCACCATGCGCTTGAGGGTGATGTCGTCGCCCGCGTGGTGCGAATCTTCCCCGTCGAAGGAAAAGCCGTGCTTGCGGTAAAAGGCTTTTGCCTGGTCGTTGAAGTCCGCCACCCAGAGGAAGGCAGGCTCGCCGGGGCGGACAACCGCGTCTAAGAGCTGCACCGCCACGCCCGAACCGGCGGCCGCTTCAAGCAGGTAGAGGTTGCGCAGCTCAGTGCGCTCGCCGGGGTGTTGGGCGGGGATGCCGTATGCGATCCCCACTGCTTGTCCGTCAACCTCGGCGATGAAGACGCGCCCGTCCGGCGCTCGGAAATACTCCTCCCATTCCCGCTCGAGGGGCGCGTGATTGTCCAGCACCTCGTCGGCGATGTGGCCGCGGAAGGCTTGGGCGCGGGAGCGGTTGTGCACGTCGGCGACTGTGGCAGCATCGCTTGGCTGCGCTGGCCGGATGGTGGCGTCCATGCGCCACCACGCTATACGATTTTCGGCACAATGATTCTGCTCGTTGACAATTACGACTCATATACATTCAACCTCGCCCACCTCATTGCCGAAGCGAGCGGACGCGAACCGCTTGTCGTGCCCGCGGGCGAGGCCGCTGATCTTCCCCGGCGCGTGCGCGCAGGCGAGTTCAGCCACGTCGTCATCTCCCCCGGACCCGGCACACCCGAGCGCGAGGAGGACTTCGGCGCCTCACGCCGCGTGATTGAAGCGGCGGCGGAAGCGGACGTCCCACTGCTCGGGGTGTGTCTGGGCCACCAGGGACTCGCCATGCTCGCCGGTGCAACCGTCGCCCGCGCGCCCGAGCCGCGCCACGGCTTCATCTCCACCGTGACCCATTCCGGCGAGGGCATCTTCGCCGGCATCCCGCAGGATTTTGAGGTGGTGCGCTACCACTCCCTGCACGTCGGCTGTGATGTTGAGGAGGCCCCCGGCATCACCGTCCACGCGCGCAGCGAAGATGGCGTGGTCCAGGCGCTCAAGGTCGACGGGCGGGAGCACTGGGGCGTGCAATTCCACCCTGAATCCGTGCTTACCCAGCACGGAGCGGCGCTGATGCGCAACTTCATTGGCGGCTGGCGTCTTATCCACCGGGAGGTGCCAGGTGCGCTGGACTGCCAGCGGGTCTTCAACGCCATCCGCGAAGATGGCCGCGACGCGTTCTTCCTCGACTCCTCCGACGCGCGCGGCCGTTTTTCCATCCTTGGCGACACCGCGGGCCCGCTGTCACGCTCCATTTGCTATTCGCTTGACGACGGCGACATTCTGCACACCCTCAACGAGGAGCTATCCACCCCCATCCACGGCGCGCCGGACCTGCCGTTTACCGGCGGGTGGATCGGCTACCTCGGCTACGAGTGTGCGCAGCTGACGCTCCCGATCACGCTCACACACACCTCGCCGTACCCGGACGCCTACTTTGTCCGCCCGCAGTCCTTCATCGTCTACGACCACGACGCTGAATCCGCGCACCTGTGCGCTTTGGCCGGCGAGGGTTCGGAGGAGCTCCTCGACCGGCTCGAGCGGATGCTTGAGGGCGCAAACGGTGCCGAAGGTGCGTCGAGAAGCAAAGGCTCCTGGAGCAACCCCGACTACCTGGGCAGCATCGACAAGGCGCAGGAACTGCTGCGCGCGGGTGAGAGCTACGAGGTGTGTTTGACCGACACCTACACCGCCGAGGCGACCGGCGAGCTGTACGAACCGCTGCGCGAGCACAACCCCGCGCCGTACGCCGCGCACCTTGTCTTCGACGGCGTGGAGGTCGCCAGCGCCTCACCCGAGCGCTTCCTCACCGTGCGCGACCGCGAGGTGGAGGCCAAGCCGATCAAGGGCACCATCGCCGCAAACGAGGATCCGGAGCTGCTTCGCGACGACAAAACCCGCGCCGAGAACCTCATGATTGTGGACCTGCTGCGCAACGACCTCTCCCGCGTCTGCGACCCCGGCACCGTGCGCGTGCCCGGGCTGATGCAGGTGGAGTCGTACGCGACGGTGCACCAGTTGGTCTCCACCATCACCGGTCGCCTGCGCGAGGGGCTCACCGCCGTCGACGCCGTGCGCGCGACGTTTCCGCCCGGCTCTATGACCGGCGCGCCGAAACTGCGCACCTGTGAGATCATCGACAGGCTGGAAACCTCCCCGCGCGGCGTCTACTCCGGCGCACTGGGGCACTTCGGCTTCGATGGTCAGGCCGATCTATCGGTGGTCATCCGCACCGCTGTGCGAGCCGGCGACACAGTCACCGTCGGCGCTGGCGGCGCGGTCGTGCTCGCCTCCGACGCACACGCTGAGCTCGCCGAGCGCAACCTCAAAGCCCAGTCGGTGCTGGGAGCATGGGATGTGTAGGTACGTCTGGCGCGGTGCGCTCAAGGAGTCCGCTGCCTCTGACGGCCCCCTCGACAGCCCCCTCGATGTGGCCGACTCCTGGCGTCACTCCAACGGCCGCACCAACGGCCTCGACCTGCACCTCCAGCGGTTTTCTCGTGCGGCGGGCGGGTTGCCCGAAGGATTCGTCGATAAGCTAATGCCTCTCCTGCGAGAGGGCGAGCTGTTCCCCCGCATCGCGCTGTTGCAGGGGCTCTTGCTTCTCGACGTCCGCCCCGCCCCTCCCGCACGCCCCACCACCTCGCTGACCTATGCCCCTGCCCCGGACCCGCGCACCCGTCCTGAGGTGAAGGGGCCCGACTTCGCCGCGTTTCGCGCATACCGTTCGCGGTACCAGGTGGCGGGCACGGACGACACGGTGATCATCGATAAGCATGGCGCGATGCTGGAGACCACCACCGGCGCGCTGGTGATGTGGGACGGCGACACCCTGTGTCTGCCCGACGGGGTGTGGCTGCCGAGCGTGACATTGCACCAGGTTCTTGCGCGGTCTGAGCGGCTAGGCATTCGCGTGGAGCGGCGTCGGCTCACACCCGAACTCGCCACCGAGCACCCCCTGTGGTTCCTCAACTCCCTGCACGGCATCAGCCCGGTGCGCGAGCTGCACACAGGCGACGCCGTGATCATTCCCCCGGCACACCCCTGTTCCGACGAATGGCGCGACTGGTGGTGGGGCGGCTTCTCACACGAGTTTGAACACATCACGGAGAACTGACAGCTCACTATCAGTCACACTCTCGCGATTTGTGTATTTTCGGTCACATGACCAACGCGCAGACCCCACAGGACATTGTCGACTACCGCCTTGCCCCACTGTTGGGTGAAGAATACTCGGTATTCCACGAGCTCATCTCGGACGAGCTGCACATCGACGTATATTGCTGGGCCCCCACCGAGCAGCGTCAATTCTGGACGCTGTGCACCTCGGGGATGAACGAGTACCGGATGCAGATGCCACCCGGAAAGGAAGAGTTCAACCGCACAGAGCTGGTGATGACGCTTCCGGACGATTGGCCGCTTGCAGAGATCGGTTCTCAAAACGGCCCCGAAGGTGACGCGATCAGCTGGCCAGTAACCCTGCTCAAGTCCACCGCTCGCCTGCCCAAAGACATGGAGACATGGCTGTCCTACGGAACCTCGAGCCAGGCGGGGCTCGACCCGAGCGAGACCTATCCGGGCAGCGAATTCTCCGGCTTCATCATCGGCGGTGCACTGACGGTTGATGCAGAAGGAGATTTTCTGCGCACCCCCGTGGGCGACGAAGCCGTCCACTTCTTCGGCGTCTACCCCCTCTACGCCGACGAGCTGCAGGCATACCTCGCCGGTGACGACATTTTGAGCAAGCTCCACGAACTCGGTGTCGCCGAAGGTGTCTACCCAGGACGCCCATCCGTTGCTTAACTCAGGAAGTCAAGGAGAACACGGTGCTTTGCCACAAAATTGAGCACACGATCGGCACGGTGGACTTTGTATTCGACCCATCGATCTCCATGTTGGATATGGAAGAAGCCCAGCATTTCAGCATGATCGACGGCCAGCATTTCGACGTGTTGGAAAGCTGTTACGCCTCGGACGGATCCCCCTACCCGCGTTACGGCATTACCGAATCCATCGGCATGCTTATCGCTCCAGCCGATGCAGCCCCCGCTATCCGAGACGCTCTCAACCAGCAGGGTGCCCGCATCGCCGAGTGCACGCTGACGAGCCAGTTCGGCGACTACGTCGGCTTCCGCGCATTCAACCTCTTCGAGGACACACCCCATACTCCGGTGTTCCGAATCCGAACCTCACCCGACAACCCCGACCTGTGGATGGACCAGTACTACACCGCCGAATTTGCAGAATGGCTCAAAGCAAACTTCGACACCCGTGGTACCCGCATTCGGCTGGTTGACAAAGACCCCTACTTCTACCGACCCGACAAAAAATAGGAGTGCTGCCATGTCCTCGCCGACAATCAACCTCGACCAGTACCTCGCCGACACCGAACCCGCCCCAATGCCCGACCTGGCGTGGGAGGAAGCCAAGGCGATCTTTGCCGAGTCCAACGACCCAGAAACGCACGTTGCTGTCATTGCCCCACTCGCGCGCAATTTCAGCACCTCCCGCAGCATCCCCGGCAAGGAAGTCTTAGACCTGCTCGCCGACTCCCCTGTCGCTCTCTGGGCGGTGATGATGCTTCAGGTCTACGAGGCAGCGCAGTATTCTCCGCTGGATCTGCACCGGTTCGTCGAGGCGGCGGAAGCGCCGTCGCAAAGCGATGAACTTCTTGCCATGCACCACTGGGCCACCGCGATGCTGCACAACGAAGCACCACTCGATGACCCGAATACGGCGCTCGCAGGTTGTCGCGCCTTTTTGGAGGTAAGCGACGGGCACAATTGGGTACGCCCCGACGTTGAGATTGCCGGCATCGTGCTCGAGGCCGCAGTTGAATATCCGGATGGGCCGATCGGACCAGTCGGCACCGAAATCATGAGGCAGTGGGAGGAACGTCTCACCACCGCGATCGAGGCGGTCGACCCGGACTTCGCCTACACCGAAAACCAGCTGCTGAGCATCTGGAAAGACAACTAGGGACTTCCCCGATGACGTACTTCATGCGATTTGATGAGTCGATGAAGGCGATCCGCCCGTCCGACAACACGCGTCTGCGCATGCCGACGGATACCGGAGACGTTGAAGTCCACGTCTACGAAGCAAAACACCGAAGCGGCGGCGCCTCGTTGGTCGGCGTCCCCCGCACGGCTGAAAACCTGGCGGTGCTCGGTCTTCCCGCCAACACCGGGAAGCAGTCACCATGGATCATTCCACCATTCCCACTGCTGAAGAGCGCCTTCCGTAAAGGCGGACCCTTCATCCGCGACGGAAAGATAGAACACATCCCAGACGGATTCGACCCCCAGAAGGTCGTCGTAGGCGGAGAGCAGTACCGCCCGGGACCGCCAGCGTACATTCCATACGAATTGAAGGATGACATCCCTCTCAACGTCGAAAGCGTCGACCCCACAGACTGGGACATCGAGATGTGGGTCGGAGGGTCAGCAACTCGCGCCGCCACCGAAGAAGAACGCTCCTACCAGCTCATCCCCTGGACGTATTATCCGCTCGGGTTCCTGGATCTGTGGCTCGAGCAGTACCGCTGCTACCACCTCGACCAAGACATCCCAGCAGAGCTAAGCCCACCAGACGAGGACATCGACCACGACGCCGAAGAATCGGAAACGCCGACCGGGCTAAAAATGCGCAAGGTAGAACTCGACGCCTCGACAGGTGAACTCGAAGGCCAACACACCGTCTACATCCAAGTGCTCGTCGATACAGAACTCGACCATGCGATCACCGCCACCGGACACGAAGCAAACGGCTACTTCCTCGAAGGACTGGCGTGCTACCTCCAATCAGCCGACCGCATTGATCCCAGCCTCCAACTCGACCCAGAAGGCGAAGGCATCGGCATCTACGGCAACCCCGCACACGTCGAGAAAGCCCAGACTGCTTTCAGGAGAATCGCTGAAACTCCGTCGAAGATCGCAGGGCTGGTCGAGCAAGCCGAAGCAGCAGGCATCGAATTCGACGACTAGTTACCGGTGCGTCAGACCATCCAGTTCGCGTGGCGTCCGCCACACTATGCAGCTGCATAGTGAGCTCCCCGTTCACGCGACTATGCCGCCGCATAGTAAATCGAGCCCGCCAGACTATGCCACTGCATAGTGATTCGCACTCGGGAAAAACTATGCCACTGCATAGAGAATCAAGCCCTCCCGACTATGCCGCTGCATAGTCCCCACCAACACCGATCTAGGCTGACCGCTCCGCCAACACCTTCCCGGTCGCGGTATCGCGCTCAGCCAACTCGGCCGGAGTGCCTGCAGCGACCACTTCCCCGCCGTCGGCGCCGGCGCCTGGGCCCATCTCAATCACGCGGTCCGCTTGCGCGATGACAGAAAGGTCGTGCTCGACCACGATCACGGTTTGGCTCGCATCGACCAAACTGTTGAGTTCCTGCACCAGCAGCGCAATATCGGCCGGGTGCAGGCCGGTGGTCGGCTCGTCCAGCAGGTACACGGTGTGGCCCCGGCGCGAATTGCGGGAACGCTGAAGCTCCGTGGCCAGCTTGATGCGCTGCGCCTCGCCGCCGGACAATTCCGGCGCGCCCTGGCCCAGCCGCAGGTAGCCCAGCCCAACGGCTTGCAGGGTTTCCACGGCGCGCAGGATCTTCGGTTCGTCGGCGAACACGTCCGCGGCTTCGTCGACAGTCAGCTCGAGCACTTCCGCGATGGTCAGCCCCTCCCAGGTCACCTCGAGGGTCTCGTCGTTGTAGCGCGCACCGCCGCAGTCCGGACAGGTGGTGTACGAGCCGGGCAGAAACACCAGCTCAACCTCGATCTTGCCGGCGCCGCCGCAGGTGGGGCACTGGCCTTGCTTCACGTTGTAGGAAAAGCGCGACACGGTCCATTTGCGGTGCTTCGCCTCGTCGGTGCCGGCGAACAGTTTGCGCACGCCGTCGAAAAGCCCAGTGTACGTCGCCAGCGTCGAGCGTGGCGTGCGCCCGATGGGCTTTTGGGTGATCTGCACGACGCGGCTGACAGCATCAAAGCCTTCTTGCTTATCGACGACCCACTCGCCGTCTTGCCCTACCTCATCGTCCTCATCGACGACGGTGGACGCCGCCTCGCGCAGCACCCCGGCGAGCACGGTGCTCACCAGCGTGGATTTGCCGGAGCCGGACACGCCCGCCACGGCGGTGAACTGGCCACGGCCGAAGTCCACATCGAGGCCGTCGATGGAGCGCGCGTGCACGCCGGAAAGCGACAGTTGGCCGGTGGCGGACCGCGGGTCGTCGTTGAGCGAAAGTGCCCGGTTCGCCAACGCCTTCGCGGTGGGCGCGTCACCGGTGTACTCGCTGGTGGGACCGGCATAGACCACCTCGCCGCCGCGTTCGCCGGCGAGCGGGCCGACGTCCACCAAGTAGTCGGTCTGGGCGACCAGCTCCATGTCGTGCTCGACTAAGAGCACCGAGTTGCCGGCATCGATGAAGCGGCGGCAGATATCCAGCACCGCGCCGCGCTCGGCGGGGTGCAGGCCAGCAGACGGCTCGTCCAGGACGTACGCCACGCCGAACAAGCCCGAGCGCAGCTGGGCGGAGAGCCGGATGCGCTGCAGCTCACCGGCGGACAGCGTCGGCGCGGGGCGGTCCAGGCTCAAGTGCGCCAGGCCCAAATCGAGCGCGGACTGCAGCGCGGGCAGGATCTGCCTGAGCAGCAGATCCTCGGCGGAGCCTTCTTGCGGATCCTGCGCGGAGAGCACCTCGTAGACCTGGTCCAGCGGCAGGGCGCCGAGCTCGTCGATAGGTATGCCTGCGTAGGTGACCTTGAGCGCCTCCGGATTGAGGCGGCGGCCGCGGCAGGTCTCGCACACGCGCGATTCCATGTAGGACAGCACGCGTTTGCGCAGCGTGTCAGAGTTGGTCTCCGCGAGCGTGTTGGTCAAGTACGACGCCACGGAGCGCCACGTGCCCTTGTAGTTGCGCTGGATCTGATCCTCGCCGCGAAGCGGCTTGACGGTGACCACGGGGCGCTCGTCGGTGAACAGAATCCACTCGCGGTCTTTCTGAGGCAGGTCCTGCCAGGGCGAATCCAGGTCGTAGCCCAGGGTGGCCAGGATGTCGTGGAAGTTCTTGCCCGCCCAGGCGCCGGGCCAGGCCTTAATGGCGCCGTCCTCGATGGACAGCGTCGGATCCGGCACCATCGATTCCTCGGTCGGCTCGTGCACCACACCCGTGCCCTGGCACGTCGGGCACATGCCCTCCGGTGTATTCGGAGAAAACGAGTCGGAGTACAGCCCCTTCGGGTTGTCGCCGGAGCGCGAGTACAACAGGCGGATGCTGTTGGACAGTGCGGAGACGGTACCCACCGTCGAGCGCGCACCGCCGCCGGAGGTGGACTGCTGCAGCGCAACAGTGGGCGGCAGGCCCTCCACCGAGCCGACCTGCGGGTCCACCGCGGAGCCGATGAGACGGCGCGCGAACGGCGCCACCGATTCCAGGTAGCGCCGTTGGCCTTCGCCATGGATGGTGCCGAATGCCAGCGAGGACTTCCCCGAGCCCGACACCCCGGTTACCGCGACGAGCGTGCCACGCGGAATGTCCACGTCCACGTTGCGGAGATTGTGTAGGTGGGCATCGCGAACTTCAATTCCAGGCATGCCCACCAGAGTAACTGCTTAGCCCTTTTGCGTGTCCTCGCCGAGCTGGTGCACGTGAATGGTGTTCGTCGTGCCGGAGACCCCGGGCGGGGTGCCAGCGACCACGACCATCGTGTCGCCTTCGTTGTACTGCTCCATGGCGAGTAGCTGGCTGTCGACCACCTTGATCATGTCGTCGGTGCTGTGCACCTGCTCGCACAGGAACGTCTCCGCACCCCACGTCATGGCCAGCTGTGAGCGCACCTGCTGCACCGGCGTAAACACCAAAAGCGGCAGGTCCGGGTGCAGGCGCGCCACCCGACGGGCGGTGTCGCCGGAGGTGGTGAAGGTGACAATCGCGCGGGCGTTGAGACGGTCTGCGATGTCGTTGGCGGAGTACGACACGACGCCACGCTTCGTGCGCGGGATGTGGTTCAGCGGTGGGACCGTGCCCATGGTCTCTGCGGAGCGCACGATGCGGCTCATGGTGCGCACGACATTGTGCGGGTCCACGCCCACGGACGTCTCGCCGGAGAGCATCACCGCGTCCGCGCCGTCGAGCACCGCGTTGGCCACGTCGGAAGCCTCGGCGCGGGTCGGGCGAGAGTTCTCGATCATGGAGTCGAGCATCTGCGTCGCCACAATCACCGGCTTCGCGTTCTCGCGAGCAATCTGGATCACGCGCTTTTGCACCGCGGGTACCTGCTCGAGCGGGATCTCCACGCCCAGGTCGCCACGGGCGACCATGACAGCGTCGAAGGCGAGGATGATGGACTCAAGCGCGTCCACAGCCTCGGGCTTTTCAAGCTTTGCGACGACCGGTACACGCCTGCCAACCTCGTCCATGATCTCGTGGACCAGCTCCACATCCGCCGGGGAGCGCACAAACGACAAGGCGATGATGTCCACGCCGAGCTGCAGCGCGAAGCGCAGATCTTCCTTGTCCTTTTCACTCAGAGCTGGCACGGAGATGTCCATGCCCGGCAGGGAAACACCCTTGTTATTGGATACCGGGCCGCCCTCGGTGACGCGGCAGACCACGTCGTTGCCGTCGATGTCGGTGCACACGAGGCCGACCTTGCCGTCGTCGACAAGCAGGCGGTCGCCCGGCTTCGCGTCCTGGGCGAGCTGCTTGTAGGTGGTGGACACGCGGTCGTGCGTGCCCTCGACGTCGTCGACGGTGATGCGGACAGTCTCACCGGTCTCCCAGTACGTCTTGCCGTCGCCTTCGAAGCGGCCGAGGCGGATCTTTGGGCCCTGCAGGTCCGCCAGGATGCCCACGGCGTGGCCAGTCTCGTCGGTGGCCTCGCGCACCCAGCGGTAGTTCTGCTCATGATCCGGGTAGTCGCCGTGCGAGAAGTTCAAACGCGCGACATCCATCCCGTCGCGCACCAGCCCTAAAATCGCATCCTTGCTGGCCACCGCCGGACCGAGGGTGCAGACGATCTTCGTCCTTCTATCCACGTGTACCAACCTCGCCTTCGTAGGTTTCTTGCGTGTCGTTCAACGCCACACCGTACTCTCGATTTTGCGGGTCTGCCGGGGGCTGCTCGTTGAACACCGGGTCCACCTCCTGCGGGGTTTCCCTGCCTTTGCGCAGCAGCAGGAACACCACCACCGCTGTGAGGAACAAAATCGCCGTGACCCACGTGTTCACGCGCAGGCCGAGGATCAGGTTCGCCTCGTCGCGGCGCATGAGCTCGATGAAGAAGCGGCCCAGCGAATAGCCGGCCACATAGAGCCAGAACACGCGCCCATGCCCGAGGCGGAAGCGGCGGTCGGCCCAGATGAGCACGAAAAACACCGCCACGTTCCACAACAACTCGTACAAGAACGTCGGGTGCACGCTGGCGATGACCTCGCCGGTGGAACGCCCCGTCAGCGGCGCGTACTGCCCTGCCTCGTTGACGCGGTAATAGATGTCCAGCGCCCACGGCACGGTGGTCTCCGCGCCGTAGAGCTCCTGGTTGAAGTAGTTGCCCAAGCGACCGATGCCTTGGGCCAGAATCA from Corynebacterium fournieri harbors:
- a CDS encoding excinuclease ABC subunit UvrA, with the translated sequence MPGIEVRDAHLHNLRNVDVDIPRGTLVAVTGVSGSGKSSLAFGTIHGEGQRRYLESVAPFARRLIGSAVDPQVGSVEGLPPTVALQQSTSGGGARSTVGTVSALSNSIRLLYSRSGDNPKGLYSDSFSPNTPEGMCPTCQGTGVVHEPTEESMVPDPTLSIEDGAIKAWPGAWAGKNFHDILATLGYDLDSPWQDLPQKDREWILFTDERPVVTVKPLRGEDQIQRNYKGTWRSVASYLTNTLAETNSDTLRKRVLSYMESRVCETCRGRRLNPEALKVTYAGIPIDELGALPLDQVYEVLSAQDPQEGSAEDLLLRQILPALQSALDLGLAHLSLDRPAPTLSAGELQRIRLSAQLRSGLFGVAYVLDEPSAGLHPAERGAVLDICRRFIDAGNSVLLVEHDMELVAQTDYLVDVGPLAGERGGEVVYAGPTSEYTGDAPTAKALANRALSLNDDPRSATGQLSLSGVHARSIDGLDVDFGRGQFTAVAGVSGSGKSTLVSTVLAGVLREAASTVVDEDDEVGQDGEWVVDKQEGFDAVSRVVQITQKPIGRTPRSTLATYTGLFDGVRKLFAGTDEAKHRKWTVSRFSYNVKQGQCPTCGGAGKIEVELVFLPGSYTTCPDCGGARYNDETLEVTWEGLTIAEVLELTVDEAADVFADEPKILRAVETLQAVGLGYLRLGQGAPELSGGEAQRIKLATELQRSRNSRRGHTVYLLDEPTTGLHPADIALLVQELNSLVDASQTVIVVEHDLSVIAQADRVIEMGPGAGADGGEVVAAGTPAELAERDTATGKVLAERSA
- the lgt gene encoding prolipoprotein diacylglyceryl transferase, whose protein sequence is MNLANIPSPPQGVWHIGPIPIRAYALCIITGIIVAIAISLRRYKARGGNPETVWDAAIVIIPAGIIGGRLYHVITDHQKYFGEGKNPWQAFNITAGGLGIIGAVALGALAVWVMMRRKGLPIAPLADAVAPSVILAQGIGRLGNYFNQELYGAETTVPWALDIYYRVNEAGQYAPLTGRSTGEVIASVHPTFLYELLWNVAVFFVLIWADRRFRLGHGRVFWLYVAGYSLGRFFIELMRRDEANLILGLRVNTWVTAILFLTAVVVFLLLRKGRETPQEVDPVFNEQPPADPQNREYGVALNDTQETYEGEVGTRG
- the pyk gene encoding pyruvate kinase, translated to MDRRTKIVCTLGPAVASKDAILGLVRDGMDVARLNFSHGDYPDHEQNYRWVREATDETGHAVGILADLQGPKIRLGRFEGDGKTYWETGETVRITVDDVEGTHDRVSTTYKQLAQDAKPGDRLLVDDGKVGLVCTDIDGNDVVCRVTEGGPVSNNKGVSLPGMDISVPALSEKDKEDLRFALQLGVDIIALSFVRSPADVELVHEIMDEVGRRVPVVAKLEKPEAVDALESIILAFDAVMVARGDLGVEIPLEQVPAVQKRVIQIARENAKPVIVATQMLDSMIENSRPTRAEASDVANAVLDGADAVMLSGETSVGVDPHNVVRTMSRIVRSAETMGTVPPLNHIPRTKRGVVSYSANDIADRLNARAIVTFTTSGDTARRVARLHPDLPLLVFTPVQQVRSQLAMTWGAETFLCEQVHSTDDMIKVVDSQLLAMEQYNEGDTMVVVAGTPPGVSGTTNTIHVHQLGEDTQKG